The genomic region CTACAAGCGCAATATTGCCGTTTACAGTATTCTTGCAAACCCCGATAGTAACTACCCCTCCAAACCTGCCTAAGACCTCTCCTTTTATCTTCTCTTCTTTCAAAAACTTCTGTAGTTCTTGATAGGGCTTTTCTGAAATAGTGCCCACTCGCACTATGTCTTCCGCCTCCGGAACAACCCAAAAAAAAGAATGATTCCTTAAATAAACCTCAACCATATCTTTGAATCTTGGCTTAAGCCGCATTCGAAATTGTATACCACGATGATAACTTATATTAGAATCTTGATTAAGTAGCTTCCTTAAAGCAGAATTAGCTCCATCAGCCCCAATCAATATATCAGCAAATAATTCATTCTTATCTGTTTCAACAACATAACCCGAATCAATCTTTTCAAACCCAAGAAATAAATTCTGATATAAGATATTAAGCCCATGGCTTAAATCCTTATCAAACCTCTCACGGTCAATTACATAGGCGACTTTCTCCCTTTGTATAGAGAAACTCTGACCGTCATAATGTATAACAGCTCCGTTAATTGTATTAATTATTGATGAACGAGAAAGGAGGAATGGCCGCTTTTCATTAAAAACATTGCTGCCAACAAGACCAGTGCAATGAATCGGTTTGCCGACTTCGTTATGCTCTTCAACAAGTAAAACATCACAACCGTAA from Candidatus Omnitrophota bacterium harbors:
- a CDS encoding NAD(P)/FAD-dependent oxidoreductase, which translates into the protein MSKKIVIIGAGPIGCYTAQILKTYGCDVLLVEEHNEVGKPIHCTGLVGSNVFNEKRPFLLSRSSIINTINGAVIHYDGQSFSIQREKVAYVIDRERFDKDLSHGLNILYQNLFLGFEKIDSGYVVETDKNELFADILIGADGANSALRKLLNQDSNISYHRGIQFRMRLKPRFKDMVEVYLRNHSFFWVVPEAEDIVRVGTISEKPYQELQKFLKEEKIKGEVLGRFGGVVTIGVCKNTVNGNIALVGGAACQLKPLSYGGIYFGLKTASILASCIKENHLSDYDSLWKKELAFEIKVGLKVKEIYANLKPKELEGIFSLLKKEKSIIEKKGDFESHGRLIIEILKKPSFYRYFGNLLKMFF